The following coding sequences lie in one Paracidovorax avenae genomic window:
- a CDS encoding MFS transporter — translation MSPGSDIPARLDRLPWSAWHWRVVIALGIAWVLDGLEVTIVGSLGSALERPDTLGLTASQVGWTASLYVAGAVIGALVFGRMADALGRKRLFMLTLTVYMVATVATAFTSSFAAFAVCRFLTGIGIGGEYAAINSAIDELIPARVRGRVNLAINGSFWLGAALGAALSLVLLDARVLGPEHGWRAAFLMGALLGAAVLLVRRHVPESPRWLITHGRADEAERIVADIERSVHGTTNPHPARPAATAAPAVPRAIAAGPAAPSGRRTLPSASQVVQVLLRRYPERSAVVLSLMVSQAFFYNAIFFTYALVLTRFYGVDASRVGLYIFPFAAGNVLGPLLLGPLFDRIGRRVMITATYALAGIALALTGLGFMNGWLDATTQTVAWSVVFFLASAAASSAYLTVSEVFPLEMRALAISLFYAVGTGVGGFAAPALFGALIDTGSRENVFMGYLLGAALVLLAAGVTWRWAVDAERKSLEEIAPPLHSGHQP, via the coding sequence ATGTCCCCCGGCAGCGATATCCCCGCCCGTCTCGATCGGCTTCCCTGGTCCGCCTGGCACTGGCGCGTGGTGATCGCGCTGGGCATCGCCTGGGTGCTCGACGGGCTGGAAGTGACCATCGTCGGTTCCCTGGGCAGCGCACTGGAGCGCCCGGACACGCTGGGGCTGACGGCCTCGCAGGTGGGCTGGACGGCCTCGCTGTACGTGGCCGGCGCGGTGATCGGTGCCCTCGTGTTCGGCCGCATGGCGGACGCGCTGGGGCGCAAGCGCCTCTTCATGCTGACCCTGACGGTGTATATGGTGGCGACCGTGGCCACGGCCTTCACCAGCAGTTTCGCCGCCTTCGCGGTGTGCCGCTTCCTGACGGGCATCGGCATCGGCGGCGAATATGCGGCGATCAATTCCGCCATCGACGAGCTGATTCCCGCACGGGTGCGCGGCCGTGTGAACCTGGCCATCAACGGCAGCTTCTGGCTGGGCGCGGCCCTGGGGGCCGCCCTGAGCCTCGTGCTGCTGGATGCCCGCGTGCTGGGCCCGGAGCACGGATGGCGGGCCGCGTTCCTCATGGGCGCCCTGCTGGGCGCCGCCGTGCTGCTGGTGCGCCGGCATGTGCCGGAAAGCCCGCGCTGGCTGATCACCCACGGCCGTGCCGACGAGGCCGAACGCATCGTGGCGGACATCGAGCGCAGTGTGCATGGCACGACGAATCCGCACCCAGCCCGGCCCGCGGCCACTGCCGCCCCTGCCGTGCCCCGCGCAATAGCGGCCGGCCCGGCCGCGCCTTCCGGCCGCCGCACGCTGCCCTCCGCGTCCCAGGTGGTCCAGGTGCTGCTGCGGCGCTACCCGGAGCGCAGCGCCGTGGTGCTGTCACTGATGGTGTCGCAGGCGTTCTTCTACAACGCGATCTTCTTCACCTATGCACTCGTGCTGACGCGCTTCTACGGCGTGGACGCCAGCCGGGTGGGCCTCTACATCTTCCCCTTCGCCGCCGGGAACGTGCTGGGCCCGCTGCTGCTGGGTCCGCTCTTCGACCGCATCGGGCGGCGCGTGATGATCACCGCCACCTATGCGCTCGCAGGCATCGCGCTGGCGCTCACCGGCCTGGGCTTCATGAACGGCTGGCTGGATGCCACCACGCAGACCGTGGCCTGGTCGGTGGTGTTCTTCCTGGCCTCGGCCGCCGCGAGTTCCGCCTACCTCACCGTGAGCGAGGTATTCCCGCTGGAGATGCGCGCGCTGGCGATTTCCCTCTTCTACGCCGTGGGCACCGGCGTGGGCGGTTTCGCGGCCCCGGCCCTGTTCGGCGCGCTCATCGATACGGGCAGCCGCGAGAACGTGTTCATGGGCTACCTGCTCGGCGCGGCGCTGGTACTGCTGGCGGCCGGCGTGACATGGCGCTGGGCGGTGGATGCCGAGCGGAAATCGCTGGAGGAGATCGCACCGCCGCTGCACTCCGGTCACCAGCCGTAG